One Sphingobacteruim zhuxiongii DNA window includes the following coding sequences:
- the pyk gene encoding pyruvate kinase translates to MDKLKKRTKIVATLGPASSKKEVLTRMIAKGVDVCRLNFSHGSQEDHLKVINTIKEINQEFPFKVGILADLQGPKIRIGKMKEGGAILVNGSQVEITTEELIGDENRIYITYENFPNDVQDDEIILLDDGKLQLRVLSTNHKDSVKCEVVHGGILTSRKGVNLPNTKVSIPSLTEEDLDNLNFALDHGADWIAMSFVRSAEDIIQCKEIIKAKGSHARVIAKIEKPEAIDNIDAIIEATDAVMVARGDLGVEMPMEEVPGLQKIIAQKCRNLAKPVIIATQMLESMITTPRPTRAEVNDVANSVIDGADAVMLSGETSVGEFPEIVIETMAKVITHVESTSYPYYSEKETLGTVEVTRIPDAICGSSIFLAEKTQASAIAVMTASGYTALEISSFRPNADIYVFTGNDKLLTQLSLVWGVQSFIYDKYESTDGTIQDVNGLLKKYHLVEPGQIVINTSSTPLHAKGRTNTIRVSEVM, encoded by the coding sequence ATGGATAAACTTAAAAAGCGGACGAAAATCGTAGCTACATTAGGCCCTGCTTCTTCGAAGAAAGAGGTATTAACCCGAATGATTGCTAAAGGCGTTGATGTTTGCCGTTTGAACTTCTCGCACGGAAGTCAAGAAGATCACTTGAAAGTAATCAACACTATTAAAGAAATCAACCAAGAATTCCCGTTCAAAGTTGGTATCCTCGCTGACTTACAAGGTCCGAAAATCCGTATCGGAAAAATGAAAGAAGGCGGAGCAATCCTAGTAAATGGTAGTCAAGTTGAAATCACAACCGAAGAATTAATCGGCGATGAAAACAGAATCTACATCACATATGAAAACTTCCCGAACGACGTGCAAGATGATGAAATCATCCTTTTAGACGATGGTAAATTACAATTGCGCGTATTGAGCACAAACCATAAAGACTCTGTAAAATGTGAAGTAGTACACGGTGGTATCCTTACGTCAAGAAAAGGAGTTAACTTACCAAACACCAAAGTTTCTATCCCTTCGTTAACTGAAGAAGATCTAGATAACTTAAACTTCGCGTTAGATCATGGTGCAGACTGGATCGCTATGTCATTTGTTCGTTCTGCGGAAGACATTATACAATGTAAAGAAATTATCAAAGCCAAAGGTTCTCATGCTCGCGTTATTGCGAAAATTGAAAAACCTGAAGCAATCGACAATATCGATGCGATTATCGAAGCTACAGATGCTGTGATGGTTGCTCGTGGAGATTTAGGTGTGGAGATGCCAATGGAAGAGGTTCCAGGCTTACAGAAAATCATCGCTCAAAAATGTCGTAACCTTGCAAAACCAGTAATCATTGCTACACAGATGTTAGAAAGTATGATTACTACACCTCGTCCGACACGCGCTGAAGTAAATGACGTAGCAAACTCGGTAATTGACGGTGCTGATGCAGTTATGTTAAGTGGCGAGACATCTGTAGGTGAGTTCCCTGAGATTGTTATCGAAACAATGGCAAAGGTTATTACGCATGTGGAAAGCACGTCATACCCTTACTACAGTGAAAAAGAAACGTTAGGTACAGTAGAAGTTACACGTATCCCTGATGCAATTTGCGGATCGTCAATCTTCTTGGCAGAAAAAACACAAGCTTCGGCAATCGCTGTAATGACCGCATCTGGTTATACAGCTCTTGAGATTTCTAGCTTTAGACCTAATGCAGATATTTATGTGTTTACAGGTAATGACAAATTGTTAACACAATTAAGTCTTGTTTGGGGCGTTCAATCGTTTATCTATGATAAATACGAAAGTACAGACGGAACAATTCAAGATGTAAACGGTCTATTAAAGAAATACCATTTGGTAGAACCAGGTCAAATTGTAATCAATACATCGTCTACACCACTTCATGCGAAAGGTAGAACAAATACCATTCGTGTTTCAGAAGTAATGTAA
- a CDS encoding IS1182 family transposase has translation MLTTQQKIQFSSYSGLYDIIVPKDNLLRKINDLIDFSFIYDELLAKYCHTNGRTAESPIKMFKYLLLKTIYTVSDVDVVERSRYDMSFKYFLEMAPEEDVINSSSLTKFRKLRLKDMDLLNLLINKTVTIALEKGIIKSKSIIVDATHTHSRSNPYTALEVLKDRSKLLRKAIYQIDEEYKRNLPHNNESNDLDQELAYCRELQRVLDQDQSISEIPAVKEKLNLLKETIEDTKEYYLLSKDDEARLGHKSVDSNFFGYKTHLAMSEERIITAAVVTTGEKGDGPELPRLLEISQQNGMQVDTIIGDAAYWGKENLQLAKEQNIDIIAKLNPSITQGFRKDKDKFDYNKDADMFVCPAGHLAIRKARQGKKEQGTNQTETYYFDVEKCKVCPLREGCYKQGARTKSYSVSIKSELHREQMAFQQTDYYRSKSKQRYKIEAKNSELKNVHGYGRADAYGIHNMEMQGAMAIFTVNLKRILKLI, from the coding sequence ATGCTCACTACCCAACAAAAAATACAGTTCAGTTCCTACTCAGGATTGTACGATATCATCGTTCCAAAAGATAACCTACTTCGAAAAATCAACGATCTTATCGATTTCAGTTTTATCTATGACGAGCTTTTGGCTAAGTATTGCCATACGAATGGCCGTACAGCGGAGAGCCCTATCAAGATGTTCAAATACCTTCTGTTAAAGACGATCTACACCGTTTCGGATGTAGATGTCGTTGAGCGCTCCAGATATGATATGTCCTTTAAATACTTTCTTGAAATGGCTCCCGAGGAGGATGTGATCAATTCAAGTTCCCTGACCAAGTTTCGCAAACTACGATTAAAAGATATGGATCTATTGAACCTGTTGATCAATAAGACCGTAACGATTGCTCTTGAAAAAGGCATTATAAAATCAAAGTCTATCATCGTAGACGCGACCCATACCCATTCCAGATCGAATCCATACACAGCATTGGAAGTCCTCAAGGATCGCTCCAAGCTATTAAGAAAAGCGATATATCAGATCGATGAGGAATACAAGAGGAATCTGCCGCACAATAACGAATCCAACGACCTGGATCAAGAGCTTGCATATTGCAGGGAATTACAGAGGGTCCTTGATCAAGATCAATCTATCAGTGAAATACCGGCTGTTAAAGAGAAGTTGAATCTGTTGAAGGAAACCATTGAGGACACAAAGGAATACTATCTGCTCTCTAAGGATGATGAGGCTCGGCTTGGACACAAGTCAGTGGACAGCAATTTCTTTGGCTATAAAACACATCTGGCGATGAGCGAGGAACGTATTATAACAGCGGCAGTCGTTACTACGGGGGAGAAAGGTGATGGCCCTGAACTACCCAGATTATTGGAGATTAGCCAGCAGAATGGAATGCAAGTGGATACGATAATAGGTGATGCCGCGTATTGGGGAAAAGAAAATCTTCAGTTGGCAAAAGAACAAAACATTGATATCATCGCTAAATTAAATCCATCCATTACCCAAGGCTTTAGGAAAGATAAAGACAAGTTTGACTATAATAAAGATGCGGATATGTTTGTTTGTCCCGCAGGACATTTGGCCATCCGCAAGGCGCGTCAGGGAAAGAAGGAACAAGGCACAAATCAAACGGAGACCTATTACTTTGATGTGGAGAAATGTAAGGTCTGTCCTCTTAGGGAAGGATGTTACAAGCAAGGGGCCAGAACCAAATCCTATTCAGTCTCCATAAAATCCGAACTCCATAGGGAGCAGATGGCTTTCCAGCAAACCGATTATTATCGAAGCAAGTCTAAGCAAAGGTATAAGATCGAGGCCAAGAACAGTGAGCTCAAGAATGTCCATGGCTATGGCAGGGCTGATGCTTATGGAATCCACAATATGGAAATGCAGGGCGCAATGGCCATCTTCACCGTAAACTTGAAAAGAATCCTGAAATTGATCTAA
- the fabF gene encoding beta-ketoacyl-ACP synthase II translates to MELKRVVVTGLGALTPVGNTVAEYWDGLINGVSGAAPITHFDASKFKTQFACEVKGFDPHNYMDRKEARKIDPFVQYAIASTDEAVKDAGLEFDKLDTNRIGVIWGSGIGGLTTFLDEVAGFAKGDGTPRFNPFFIPKMLIDLAPGHISMRHGLRGPNFSAVSACASATNAMIDAFNYIRMGLADVIISGGSEATINEAGIGGFNAMHALSTRNDDPKTASRPFDKDRDGFVSGEGSGAIILESLEHALARGAKIYAEIAGGGMSADAYHITASHPEGLGARLAMSKALADANLEATDIDYINVHGTSTPVGDVSETKAIIEQFGEHAYNLNISSTKSMTGHLLGAAGAVESIASILAVQNDIVPPTINHFTDDPQIDNRLNFTFNKAQKRVVNAALSNTFGFGGHNASLIVKKYKA, encoded by the coding sequence ATGGAGCTTAAAAGAGTAGTTGTAACAGGATTGGGTGCACTTACACCCGTAGGTAACACCGTCGCAGAATACTGGGATGGGTTAATTAATGGTGTAAGTGGTGCCGCTCCTATTACGCATTTTGATGCGTCAAAATTCAAAACCCAGTTTGCTTGTGAAGTAAAAGGGTTTGATCCACATAATTATATGGACCGTAAAGAGGCTCGTAAAATCGACCCTTTCGTTCAATATGCAATTGCATCGACAGATGAAGCTGTCAAAGATGCGGGATTAGAGTTTGATAAACTAGACACCAATCGTATTGGTGTAATTTGGGGGTCAGGTATTGGGGGCTTGACTACGTTTTTAGATGAAGTTGCGGGATTTGCAAAAGGCGATGGTACACCACGTTTCAACCCGTTCTTTATTCCGAAGATGTTGATTGATTTAGCTCCGGGACATATTTCAATGCGTCATGGCTTGAGAGGTCCTAACTTTTCTGCGGTTTCAGCGTGCGCGTCAGCGACCAACGCGATGATTGATGCATTTAACTATATCCGCATGGGTCTAGCCGATGTAATCATCAGTGGTGGGTCGGAGGCGACAATCAATGAAGCTGGTATCGGAGGGTTCAATGCAATGCATGCCTTGTCCACTCGTAATGATGATCCGAAAACGGCATCACGTCCTTTTGATAAGGATCGTGACGGATTCGTATCCGGCGAGGGTTCAGGTGCTATCATCCTTGAAAGTTTAGAACATGCCTTAGCGCGTGGTGCAAAAATCTATGCGGAGATTGCAGGTGGCGGTATGAGTGCTGATGCATATCATATCACGGCTTCACATCCCGAGGGATTAGGCGCTCGCCTAGCAATGAGTAAAGCTTTAGCTGATGCAAATTTAGAAGCAACAGATATTGATTACATCAACGTGCATGGAACTTCAACTCCTGTTGGAGATGTGAGTGAAACCAAAGCTATAATTGAGCAATTTGGTGAACATGCATATAATTTGAATATTAGTTCTACAAAATCAATGACGGGTCACCTGTTAGGTGCTGCTGGAGCGGTCGAGTCAATCGCATCGATTCTTGCTGTGCAGAATGACATTGTACCTCCTACAATTAATCATTTTACCGATGATCCACAAATTGATAATAGATTGAACTTTACTTTCAACAAGGCTCAAAAACGTGTTGTCAATGCTGCATTGAGCAATACCTTTGGATTTGGTGGCCATAATGCTTCTTTGATTGTAAAGAAATACAAAGCATAG
- the rnc gene encoding ribonuclease III: protein MPLSVYKLYLSPQKAYFKKLKNILGFVPGNVRLYQMAFRHKSVAKPIKEGVKNSNERLEFLGDAVLGSVVAELLFKLYPYKDEGFLTEMRSKIVSRANLNQLSRKLGFNELIEFDARMISYPNKQGSLLGDAFEALIGAVYLDKGYNFTREFLLSRIIKPHVDIHTLEITETNFKSRLIEWCQHSGKDVAFIQIDNTEGESAKMFSVKVVVDGEDCGIGRDFNKKSAEKMAAEKACEYLKIFE from the coding sequence ATGCCGTTAAGTGTTTATAAACTGTATTTATCCCCTCAGAAAGCCTACTTTAAGAAGTTAAAGAACATCTTAGGTTTTGTTCCGGGGAATGTCAGGTTGTATCAAATGGCATTTCGGCACAAATCGGTTGCCAAACCGATTAAAGAGGGTGTAAAAAATAGCAATGAACGTTTGGAGTTTTTAGGCGATGCGGTACTTGGTTCCGTTGTTGCTGAATTGTTATTTAAGTTGTATCCTTACAAAGACGAGGGTTTCTTGACAGAGATGCGCTCGAAGATTGTTTCACGTGCTAACTTGAATCAGCTTTCACGTAAACTGGGTTTCAATGAACTTATCGAGTTTGATGCCCGCATGATTAGCTATCCAAACAAGCAAGGTTCTTTATTAGGAGATGCTTTTGAAGCATTGATAGGGGCCGTATACTTGGATAAGGGCTATAATTTTACCCGTGAGTTTTTGTTATCGAGGATCATAAAGCCACATGTTGATATTCATACCTTAGAGATCACGGAAACAAACTTTAAAAGCCGTTTAATCGAGTGGTGTCAACATAGCGGAAAGGATGTTGCCTTCATTCAAATTGATAATACCGAAGGCGAGTCTGCGAAGATGTTTTCTGTCAAAGTGGTTGTCGATGGTGAGGATTGTGGAATTGGCCGCGACTTCAATAAGAAAAGCGCCGAGAAAATGGCTGCCGAGAAAGCCTGTGAATATTTAAAGATATTTGAATAA
- the hisS gene encoding histidine--tRNA ligase has translation MASIKPSLAKGTRDFSPVEMEKRNHIYNTLKTIFKKYGYSEIQTPSFENLSTLTGKYGDEGDKLIFKILNSGDYLSKAPEKLLEDKNSTALISSISEKALRYDLTVPFARYVVMHQNDIALPFKRFQIQPVWRADRPQRGRYREFYQCDVDVVGSESLLNEAEFVLIYHEALTKLGLKDFNIKLNNRKILSGIAEVVGKPELIVDMTVAIDKLDKIGLEGVNKELLERGFTEADLGVLKPIIELSGSNQEKLNSLKSVLSNSAIGLKGIEEIETVFDYLEKLGQTAVLAKELEVDITLARGLNYYTGCIFEVKTNEVQMGSIGGGGRYDDLTGMFGLKDLTGVGVSFGADRIFDVLEELNLFPPSNADRTKVLIINFDKALESSTLPILYKLREAGIAAELYPSSVKLKKQMSYADSKQIPFVLLVGEEEVETGQLSLKNMDSGDQQKVSIENLLNILA, from the coding sequence ATGGCATCAATTAAACCATCATTAGCTAAAGGAACACGTGATTTTTCTCCTGTTGAAATGGAGAAACGTAATCATATTTATAATACGTTAAAGACTATTTTCAAGAAATACGGGTATAGCGAGATTCAGACTCCTTCATTCGAAAATTTAAGCACCTTAACTGGGAAATATGGAGACGAGGGTGATAAGTTAATTTTTAAGATTCTAAATTCTGGAGATTACTTGTCGAAGGCTCCAGAGAAGCTGCTAGAGGATAAGAATTCTACGGCTTTAATATCTTCAATTTCTGAAAAAGCACTACGTTATGATTTGACAGTTCCCTTTGCGAGATATGTGGTTATGCATCAGAATGACATCGCATTACCTTTCAAGCGTTTTCAAATTCAACCCGTATGGCGCGCAGATCGCCCTCAACGCGGAAGATACAGAGAGTTCTATCAGTGTGATGTCGATGTCGTTGGGTCCGAATCGTTGTTGAATGAAGCGGAATTTGTGTTGATTTATCATGAAGCATTAACCAAATTGGGTTTAAAGGACTTCAATATCAAATTAAATAATCGTAAAATTCTATCCGGTATCGCGGAGGTCGTTGGAAAGCCGGAATTGATTGTCGATATGACCGTTGCAATTGATAAGCTAGATAAGATAGGTTTAGAGGGTGTAAATAAAGAGCTTTTAGAGCGTGGTTTTACAGAGGCTGATTTAGGCGTGTTGAAGCCTATAATCGAGCTAAGTGGTTCAAATCAAGAGAAGTTGAATTCGTTGAAATCGGTGCTATCAAATTCTGCGATAGGATTGAAAGGGATTGAAGAAATTGAAACTGTATTCGACTACTTGGAAAAACTTGGACAAACTGCTGTATTAGCTAAGGAATTAGAAGTTGATATTACGCTTGCGCGCGGATTGAACTATTATACCGGTTGTATTTTTGAAGTGAAGACTAACGAAGTGCAAATGGGAAGTATAGGGGGAGGAGGTCGCTATGACGACTTGACGGGCATGTTCGGATTAAAGGACTTAACGGGAGTTGGGGTTTCCTTTGGAGCGGATCGTATATTTGACGTTTTGGAAGAATTAAATCTCTTTCCGCCGAGTAATGCAGATCGTACGAAAGTTCTAATTATCAATTTTGATAAGGCCTTAGAGAGCTCTACTTTGCCGATTTTATACAAACTACGAGAGGCAGGTATTGCTGCCGAACTGTATCCTTCGTCTGTCAAGCTGAAGAAGCAAATGAGCTATGCGGATTCTAAACAAATCCCATTTGTTCTATTGGTAGGGGAAGAAGAAGTTGAAACTGGGCAGTTAAGTTTGAAGAATATGGATTCCGGAGATCAGCAGAAAGTCTCTATCGAGAATCTATTGAATATATTAGCATAA
- a CDS encoding acyl carrier protein: MSDIASRVKAIIVEKLGVDENEVTPEASFTNDLGADSLDTVELIMEFEKEFNVAIPDDQAENIATVGQAIAYLEKNVN; this comes from the coding sequence ATGTCAGATATCGCATCAAGAGTAAAAGCTATTATCGTTGAAAAGTTAGGTGTAGATGAAAACGAAGTAACACCAGAAGCTTCTTTCACGAATGATTTAGGTGCAGACTCACTTGATACAGTTGAGTTGATCATGGAATTCGAAAAAGAATTCAACGTTGCTATTCCAGATGACCAAGCTGAGAACATTGCCACAGTTGGTCAAGCAATCGCTTACTTAGAAAAAAACGTTAACTAA
- a CDS encoding IPExxxVDY family protein: MSKITFKLETDFDLELDFILIGLSSVLRDYRLCHFINKHTGLKLVHGKEDYIDHNGNKKDKPQNELDYHIIFETKKNKPSTQHHFITYRYNNQTYDFEFYLLSNKSIEGGTLIPEIVSFDYFLLIKHYIDEEDLEALIDNLKSIPEVLLVKEIDPTVLKSKENLIF; encoded by the coding sequence TTGAGTAAAATAACTTTTAAACTTGAAACTGACTTTGACCTCGAACTGGATTTTATCCTGATTGGCTTAAGCTCTGTCTTGAGAGATTACCGGCTTTGTCACTTTATCAATAAACATACAGGATTAAAACTCGTCCATGGGAAAGAGGATTACATCGACCATAATGGCAATAAAAAAGACAAACCTCAAAATGAGCTCGATTACCATATCATTTTCGAAACCAAAAAAAACAAGCCTAGCACACAACATCACTTCATTACTTATCGTTACAACAATCAGACTTACGACTTTGAATTCTATTTACTTAGTAATAAATCGATTGAAGGCGGTACACTTATTCCTGAAATAGTTAGTTTTGACTACTTTCTACTGATTAAACATTACATTGACGAGGAAGATCTCGAGGCACTAATCGACAACTTAAAATCGATACCAGAAGTGCTATTAGTAAAAGAAATCGACCCAACTGTATTGAAATCTAAAGAAAATCTGATATTTTAG
- a CDS encoding pyruvate dehydrogenase complex dihydrolipoamide acetyltransferase, whose product MAEVVRMPKMSDTMTEGVIAKWHKKVGDKVNSGDLVAEIETDKATMDFESYQEGTLLYIGPKEGEAVAIDAVIAVLGEEGEDYKAVLEGGAAPAAKTAEPAKEEATPAAQAEEAAPAGEQVSAEDLGVTVITMPLLSDTMTEGVIAQWNFKVGDTIKSDDAIADVETDKATMEVTAYADGTLLYVGLEAGQAAKVNDIIAIVGPAGTDVTPLLNQKAPVKSAAKTEEKNADTPAVAATPEAVSASNSSDSRVKASPLAKKIAKDKGIDLSQVKGSAEGGRIVKKDVENFTPSAAAAAPASAPAKAAESEVKTVSLPQYIGEERFTEKPVNQMRKTIARRLSESLFTAPHFYLNISIDMDNAIAARAQINEVAPVKVSFNDIVIKAVAVALKQHPAVNSSWLGDKIRYNEHTNIGVAIAVEDGLLVPVVRFADGKSLSHISAEVKDFAQKAKSKKLQPSDWEGSTFTVSNLGMFGIDEFTSIINSPDGAILSVGAIQQVPVVKNGAVVPGNVMKLSLGCDHRVVDGATGAQFLQTLKGLLEAPIRLLA is encoded by the coding sequence ATGGCTGAAGTAGTAAGAATGCCAAAAATGAGCGACACCATGACCGAAGGTGTTATCGCGAAATGGCACAAAAAAGTTGGTGATAAAGTGAACTCTGGCGACTTAGTTGCAGAGATCGAAACAGATAAAGCGACAATGGACTTCGAATCTTATCAAGAAGGAACCTTGTTGTATATTGGTCCTAAAGAGGGTGAGGCTGTAGCAATTGATGCAGTAATCGCTGTTTTAGGAGAAGAGGGTGAGGATTATAAAGCCGTATTAGAAGGCGGTGCTGCTCCTGCTGCGAAAACAGCGGAGCCTGCCAAAGAAGAAGCTACTCCTGCTGCGCAAGCGGAGGAAGCTGCTCCTGCAGGTGAGCAAGTATCGGCTGAAGATTTAGGCGTAACAGTAATCACGATGCCTTTATTGAGTGATACGATGACTGAAGGTGTTATCGCTCAATGGAATTTCAAAGTTGGTGATACAATTAAGTCTGACGATGCTATTGCTGATGTAGAGACTGATAAAGCAACAATGGAGGTTACAGCGTATGCTGATGGTACTTTATTGTATGTTGGATTAGAAGCTGGACAAGCGGCAAAGGTTAATGACATTATTGCAATCGTTGGTCCTGCAGGAACTGACGTTACGCCATTATTGAACCAAAAAGCTCCAGTTAAGTCTGCAGCTAAAACTGAAGAAAAGAATGCGGATACACCTGCTGTAGCTGCGACTCCAGAAGCTGTTTCGGCAAGTAATTCTTCGGATTCTCGCGTGAAAGCATCCCCATTAGCGAAGAAAATTGCTAAGGATAAGGGTATTGACCTTTCACAAGTAAAAGGATCAGCAGAAGGTGGTCGTATTGTTAAGAAAGATGTAGAGAACTTTACGCCTTCGGCAGCTGCTGCTGCACCAGCGTCTGCGCCTGCGAAAGCGGCAGAGTCGGAAGTGAAGACTGTAAGTTTACCTCAATATATTGGTGAAGAGCGTTTCACAGAGAAACCTGTGAACCAAATGCGTAAAACAATTGCTCGTCGTTTATCGGAGTCATTGTTTACAGCGCCTCACTTCTATTTGAATATTAGCATTGATATGGATAATGCCATCGCTGCTCGTGCTCAAATCAATGAAGTTGCGCCAGTGAAAGTATCATTCAATGATATCGTCATTAAAGCTGTTGCTGTTGCATTGAAACAACATCCTGCGGTGAACTCTTCATGGTTAGGTGATAAAATTAGATACAATGAGCATACAAATATTGGTGTTGCTATCGCTGTTGAAGACGGTTTATTAGTTCCAGTTGTTCGTTTTGCTGATGGTAAATCTTTATCACACATCTCTGCGGAAGTAAAAGACTTCGCTCAAAAAGCTAAATCTAAAAAATTACAACCTTCTGATTGGGAAGGATCGACATTCACTGTGTCTAACCTAGGAATGTTTGGTATCGATGAGTTTACATCTATTATCAACTCTCCTGACGGCGCTATTCTTTCTGTAGGTGCAATTCAACAAGTTCCTGTTGTGAAAAACGGAGCTGTTGTCCCTGGAAATGTAATGAAATTGTCGCTAGGTTGTGATCACCGTGTAGTAGATGGTGCTACCGGAGCACAATTCTTACAAACATTAAAAGGATTATTAGAAGCACCAATTCGTTTGTTGGCGTAA
- the pdhA gene encoding pyruvate dehydrogenase (acetyl-transferring) E1 component subunit alpha, producing MSSTPITKETYLEWYKSMLLMRKFEEKSGQLYGQQKIRGFCHLYIGQEAVVAGTMSVIKPADSLITAYRDHAHALAKGVSADACMAELFGKATGCSKGKGGSMHFFSKEHKFMGGHGIVGGQIPLGAGIAFAEKYLGTNNVNICYMGDGAVRQGAFNETLNMAMLWKLPVIFVCENNGYAMGTSVQRTTNMTDIYKMGLGFDMPCAPVDGMDVVAVHNAMDEAVQRARAGEGPTFLEIRTYRYKGHSMSDPAKYRTKEELEEYKGRDPLLATKHAIVENKYADDAWFAALDAEIKKIVDDSVKFAEESPYPTADEIYKDVYVQEDYPFVMD from the coding sequence ATGAGTTCAACACCTATAACAAAAGAAACCTATTTAGAGTGGTATAAATCAATGCTACTCATGCGCAAGTTTGAAGAGAAGTCTGGCCAGTTATATGGACAGCAAAAAATACGCGGATTTTGTCACTTATATATTGGGCAAGAAGCAGTAGTAGCTGGAACGATGTCAGTTATTAAACCAGCGGATTCGTTAATTACAGCTTATCGTGATCACGCCCATGCATTAGCAAAGGGAGTTTCTGCGGACGCTTGTATGGCGGAATTGTTTGGTAAAGCTACTGGTTGTTCAAAAGGTAAAGGCGGATCCATGCACTTTTTCTCGAAAGAGCATAAGTTTATGGGTGGACACGGTATTGTAGGTGGCCAAATTCCATTAGGAGCTGGTATCGCATTCGCTGAAAAATACTTAGGTACAAACAACGTGAACATATGCTATATGGGTGACGGTGCAGTACGTCAAGGAGCTTTCAACGAAACATTGAATATGGCGATGTTGTGGAAATTACCTGTTATTTTTGTTTGTGAAAACAACGGATATGCAATGGGTACTTCTGTACAACGCACAACAAACATGACTGATATTTACAAAATGGGTCTTGGATTCGATATGCCATGTGCACCAGTTGACGGTATGGATGTCGTTGCAGTTCACAATGCAATGGATGAGGCTGTTCAACGTGCTCGCGCGGGTGAAGGTCCAACGTTCTTAGAGATTCGTACTTACCGTTACAAAGGTCACTCGATGTCTGACCCTGCGAAATACCGTACAAAAGAAGAACTAGAAGAATATAAAGGAAGAGATCCATTGTTGGCAACTAAACACGCTATTGTTGAAAATAAATATGCTGATGATGCTTGGTTTGCTGCTTTAGATGCAGAGATCAAGAAAATTGTTGATGATTCAGTTAAGTTTGCAGAAGAATCTCCTTACCCAACAGCGGATGAGATCTACAAAGACGTATATGTACAAGAGGACTATCCTTTTGTAATGGATTAA